TGCTTCTAAACACATAGATGGTTCAAAAAAAATAAAATCAATATATAAACCAGTAATACCTCTTTTAATATCTGGAATTCTAGGATTTACAATTCCAAGCATATTAGGGGGAGGGCACGAGTTAATTGTCAGATTGACTAATGAAAGTATGTTGATTAAGGTGTTGATAGTTTTATTTATCCTAAAACTATTATTTACAGTTATATCCTACGGTTCTGGTGTACCAGGTGGTATATTCCTACCTGTTCTTGTACTAGGGGCATTAATCGGAAAAGCCTATGGACAAGTATGTGTATCAATATTTAATATAGATGAAGTGTATATACTCAATTTTATAACTTTGGCCATGGCAGCATATTTTACGGCTATTGTAAAAGCCCCAATAACAGGAAGTATACTAGTCACTGAAATGACAGGTTCCTTTAGTCACTTATTACCACTTATAACAATCTGCTTAGTAGCACAAGTTGTAACAGGAGTAATAAATTCAGGAGCAATATACGACCTACTATTAGAAAAACTATTAAAAAACAAAAAAGGTAACTACATGAAAGAAGCAGGGGAAAAGAAAGTGATACTGGAAATCCCTGTAATGTTTGGTTCAGAGATTGAACATAGTAAGATTAAAAATATAACATGGCCTTCTAATTGCCTAGTAGTCGGAATTAGAAGAGGAGAAAAAGAACTGATCCCCAATGGAGAATATAAAATCTACGCTGGTGACTTTTTAATCATACTAACGGATTCCAATGATGCAGATACAATGAAATTGGAATTACTTGATATGGCTACAGTTGAATAAATATTTATATTTACTTGACTGTTTTACATATAAACCCTAATATAATTTAAAAGAAAAATATCCCAATAAGAGATTGATTTATCTGCTTTGAGGGATATTTTTTGTATCTATGATAATGTAACTCAGGTCTATTAATAACTATTGTTGTAGGTGTTTTAGATGGAAATGGAGAAAAGGAAAATGTAATTGCAAAAGGGGTTATAATAATGCAAGTGGAAAATAAAGAACTTGCATTACTTTGATTATTATGGTATCATCTTAAGGGAAAACGCAAATGGAAGGGTTAGAGATGGATAAACCAGCTTGAACCAAGCCGATAACGTGGAAATTGATGGGAGATTATTTATGACAAAGGGTCAGAAAGAAGCTAAAATTTGTGAAGTAATTACTCAATTTGAAGCTGAATATATGGGAAGAGGCCCCAAGAGAATTAATGCAAAAATAATGGATGATGTTATTTTTGTAAGACAATGGGGATTTTTGACATTAGCTGAGGAATCACTTGCAGAGACTAATGATGGAACAGAACTCATTAAAAAGGTTCGTTCACGTCTTTTTGAAAAGGTTAATATTAGATTTAGGAATGCTATAAATGAAGTGATTGACTCAAATATTATTAGTATTCACTCAGATGTAAGTACAATAACAGGAGAGAAGATTATTGTTGTTACATTTGATGAAAATATTGAAGAAAAATTTTTTGGTAATTAAAAACAGAATATAGATGATTGGAAGACAATTAAATGGTTTTTAACCAGTTAAAAGTAAGCCAATATTCACTACTGTAATTAGTGGATATTGGCTTATTTTTTTATATAATTAAGGAGTTTTCTCCTGAAAAACAAGAAAATATATGACTGAATGAATATCCAAAAAATAAAAAGCCTTAGCAAAGGGAAGGGAATGTTAGATAATATGAGCTCATTTGATGTAACTAGGTTTAAAGTTAATAAAGACGTTAGAAGCATATTGGATTCAGCTTCAAAAGTGATTGTACCAAGAAGTAGAGGACATCTGTTGGATTTAGCTACTGGTGGAGGACAATCAGTATTTAAAGTTAATTATTTTATTGACGGAATTGGTTTAACTGAAGAAGCTACGGTAACTAAATGTAAAAATGGATTATCTGTTAATTATCATGAAGAGTATATGAGAAGACGTGATCCAGAATGCATGGTTATCGGAGATAATAAAGATACAGACAAAACAAGATACAAAGAAAGATTTAATGAGGATTTTGACGGTGTAAGACTAGAGACTTATGAATGGTTAAAAAATCAAGAACTAATTGTGATGCCACTTATTGCTGGAGATGACGAATTTGGTTCTCCAACACTACTTATTTGTCCTGCTAATGCTGCCTTTTTTGCAGGGGGGCTTGCTGATCTACAAGGATTTATACCAGAAGAGGAAATAGGTGAGGAATTTGAGCCTAAGGCAATAATATATTTAGCTCCACCTTTTAGACATACACATTTTGATGGTAAGCAAGTTGTTGTCCACAATAGACTTGATGATATTCATGAAATCTTTTCATTCAATTTGTATCCAGGTCCAAGTGCCAAAAAAGGTATTTATGGTGTTTTACTTAATATAGGTGAGTTGGAAAGTTGGACAACTGTTCATGCATCAACAGTAAAAGTAACCACACCATACGATAATTCATTGATTATCATGCACGAAGGAGCTAGTGGTGGCGGAAAAAGTGAAATGATTGAAGAAGTGCATAGAGAAGTAGATGGAAGTATATTATTTGGTGAAAACACAGTAACCAATGAACGCATATATCTTGAAATAGCAGATACATGTGAGTTGAATCCTGTTACTGATGATATGGCTATGTGTCATCCTGAACTACAAAATAATAATAAATTAGTTGTTAAGGATGCCGAAGCAGGCTGGTTTTTGAGATTTAATCATATTACAGAGTATGGGACTTCTCCACAACATGAAAAGCTGTGTATACATCCAAAAGAACCTTTGATATTCTTGAACATGGATGCGTCTCCTGATTCTACGATTCTAATATGGGATCATATTCAAGATGCTCCAGGGAAACCTTGTCCTAATCCAAGGGTAATAATGCCAAGAAGTTTTGTTCCAGAAGTTGTTTCAGAACCTGTGGCGATAGATGTACGTAGCTTTGGAGTTCGAACACCAGCATGTACAAAAGCTGATCCGACTTATGGTATTATTGGGTGTCTTCATATATTACCACCTGCATTAGCCTGGATATGGAGACTAGTAGCACCAAGAGGTCATGCTAATCCTAGTATTACCGATTCAGAAGGCATGACTAGTGAAGGTGTAGGTTCATATTGGCCATTTGCTACTGGTAAAATGGTAGATCAAGCTAACTTATTGTTAGAACAAATAATCAATACACCAAGTACAAGATATGTCCTTATTCCAAATCAGCATATTGGCTCCTATGAAGTTGGATTTAATGCACAATGGATAGCGAGAGAGTATTTGGCTAGAAAGGGCAGTGCCAAGTTTAAACCAGAACAGATTGTAGAATCACGTTGTTCATTACTTGGTTATTCTTTAAATAGATTAAGAGTTGATGGTTATAATATTCCTAAAGGGCTTTTACAGACTAACTACCAACTAAGTGTAGGTGAAGAAGCATATGATCAAGGTGCCAAAATATTAAAAGATTTCTTTAAGCGTGAGCTTACTAAGTTTAATACAGATGAATTACTCCCACTTGGAAGAGAAATCATAAATTGCTTTATGAATGATGGTACAGTTGATGATTATGTAAAATTAATATCAATGAAATAGGAGTATATTTATGAATACCTTTAAAAAAAGTAGTACAAGTAGTTCAACAGATCCTTATAAATACAAAAAATGGATGTTTGTTATTCTAGGAATGATAATGTTTATGTGTCTGGGAACGGTATATTCATGGAGTGTGTTTAGAACTCCCATAGAAGAGCAGTATCAGATTGATGCTACTTTGAGTGGTTTACCATATTTAGTATTTTTATTAGGGTACACAGCATCTATGGTGATAACGGGTAAATTGATTGATCGCTTGAATCCTAAACTTATGATTTTAATAGGTGGCATTATGGTAGGATTAGGCTGGTTTCTATCAGGTATTGCAGTATCCTTTAATATGATTATAGTTTCATATGGTGTAATATCAGGTGCTGGTGTTGGTATTGCTTATGGACCACCAATAAAAGTCATATCAAGTTGTTTTACAAAAAAACGTGGTGTAGCTATAGGATTATTACTTGCAGGATTTGGCCTATCACCTTTAGTAACAGCTCCAATAACAAAAGCTTTAATCAATCATATAGGCGTTAATAATACTTTTAAAGCTGTAGGTATATTTTTCTTGATAGTGATACCACTGATAGGACTATATTTTGAAAAACCTGCTAGGGTAACAGAAGATAATAATGAATTGAAAGTTGATGACAATGATACTCATGAAGGCAGTATTCTGGAAGTATTAAAAAATGCTAAATTTCAAGGATTGTGGCTATGTTTTGTTATTGGGACTTCTGT
The window above is part of the Vallitalea guaymasensis genome. Proteins encoded here:
- a CDS encoding ClC family H(+)/Cl(-) exchange transporter, which encodes MSNNNKTTDTLNHWYTLDLKVILEGIIIGFITGLIIVSYRVCLSHADEIRDKAYEFMSGKTAMIILWFVLLIVVGIILGWLVKKYPMIKGSGIPQIKGFLVRQLNISWLKELVLKFFGGILSIGFGLSLGREGPSVQMGATAGLGFSRIFKRFHLEEKYLVTAGASAGLAAAFNAPLAGVIFALEELHRNFSPIILMCAMGASITADFVSSNFFGLKPIFDFTNLEILPLKYYLMIVGLGIIAAVLGKLFNNLLLFASKHIDGSKKIKSIYKPVIPLLISGILGFTIPSILGGGHELIVRLTNESMLIKVLIVLFILKLLFTVISYGSGVPGGIFLPVLVLGALIGKAYGQVCVSIFNIDEVYILNFITLAMAAYFTAIVKAPITGSILVTEMTGSFSHLLPLITICLVAQVVTGVINSGAIYDLLLEKLLKNKKGNYMKEAGEKKVILEIPVMFGSEIEHSKIKNITWPSNCLVVGIRRGEKELIPNGEYKIYAGDFLIILTDSNDADTMKLELLDMATVE
- a CDS encoding DUF2294 domain-containing protein, whose product is MTKGQKEAKICEVITQFEAEYMGRGPKRINAKIMDDVIFVRQWGFLTLAEESLAETNDGTELIKKVRSRLFEKVNIRFRNAINEVIDSNIISIHSDVSTITGEKIIVVTFDENIEEKFFGN
- a CDS encoding DUF4914 family protein; the protein is MLDNMSSFDVTRFKVNKDVRSILDSASKVIVPRSRGHLLDLATGGGQSVFKVNYFIDGIGLTEEATVTKCKNGLSVNYHEEYMRRRDPECMVIGDNKDTDKTRYKERFNEDFDGVRLETYEWLKNQELIVMPLIAGDDEFGSPTLLICPANAAFFAGGLADLQGFIPEEEIGEEFEPKAIIYLAPPFRHTHFDGKQVVVHNRLDDIHEIFSFNLYPGPSAKKGIYGVLLNIGELESWTTVHASTVKVTTPYDNSLIIMHEGASGGGKSEMIEEVHREVDGSILFGENTVTNERIYLEIADTCELNPVTDDMAMCHPELQNNNKLVVKDAEAGWFLRFNHITEYGTSPQHEKLCIHPKEPLIFLNMDASPDSTILIWDHIQDAPGKPCPNPRVIMPRSFVPEVVSEPVAIDVRSFGVRTPACTKADPTYGIIGCLHILPPALAWIWRLVAPRGHANPSITDSEGMTSEGVGSYWPFATGKMVDQANLLLEQIINTPSTRYVLIPNQHIGSYEVGFNAQWIAREYLARKGSAKFKPEQIVESRCSLLGYSLNRLRVDGYNIPKGLLQTNYQLSVGEEAYDQGAKILKDFFKRELTKFNTDELLPLGREIINCFMNDGTVDDYVKLISMK
- a CDS encoding L-lactate MFS transporter; translation: MNTFKKSSTSSSTDPYKYKKWMFVILGMIMFMCLGTVYSWSVFRTPIEEQYQIDATLSGLPYLVFLLGYTASMVITGKLIDRLNPKLMILIGGIMVGLGWFLSGIAVSFNMIIVSYGVISGAGVGIAYGPPIKVISSCFTKKRGVAIGLLLAGFGLSPLVTAPITKALINHIGVNNTFKAVGIFFLIVIPLIGLYFEKPARVTEDNNELKVDDNDTHEGSILEVLKNAKFQGLWLCFVIGTSVGLMIIGISSQIGEELFKIDSNTTAFLLSIFAIFNAIGRPLFGWITDRFSPFVSAMTSFILIFITAGLMYMTKDYTILIYIIALSVLWMNLGAWLSIAPTTVAMYFGETNYSRNYGVLFTAYGIGAVIGTPLAGYIRTQFGSYQYIFLPIMIMAIIGMFIALLTLKPKSIFKLK